The DNA region GGTCAAAAGCCGAACCTTTTCCTCAAGGCTCAGTTCGGTCAGCATGTCTTTCAGCTGTTGGCCCACAATTGCGGGTTCCATCCACGTCCTTGTCTGTAGCGCAGGAAGGGCTCAAAATCAGGTCTAGGGGCGGTTTATGCGATGCTGGCAAGCCTCTACCCAGTCAGCATATTGTGCGACGCCGGAGTCGATGTCGAACTGCGGACGCCAGCCGGTGTCCGCCTCTAGCCGATCTGTCACCAGCACACCGTGGAGTAACCGCGACTGTGGATCGACCGGGAGTCGCTCAACCGGACGTTCGCCGTAGATCTTCTGGACCGCTGCCGCTATATCGTCGCCCGTAACGGGACGCCCGGCACCAACGTTGTAAGTGCGGTGCGAAAGCTCCTGCGCGAAGAGCAACGCCGATACCGCTGCCGCCACGTCAAATACGTGCGCCCTGTCAGGGATTTCCTGTGCGGGAAGCCGAAGTGGACGCCCCTCGCGTGCTTCCCGCACGAGCAGAGCGGGCAACGATGTGACTGGCCGTGAGCCATTGTCCCGCTCCATCGGCCCATAGGGAGCGCAAAGGCGCGCCGACACCAGATCCAGGCCATGAATCTCTGCGTACCGAAGACAGAGCGCCTCTCCTGCGTATTTCGTTATGTCGTACAGAGAAAACGATTTTCCCCGTGAGATGTCTTCGGTTACCGGTGTCATTTCGTCATGATGGCCGTAAACGGTCTCGCTGGAAATGAAGACGATACGGCCGACTCCCGCTGCGCGAACGGCGTCAAGAGCGTTGACGGTGCCGACAAGATTGACGTCGACGGCCTCCAGGAAGCGGTCCCGTTCGGTATCAAGGGTCAACGGCGTCAGAGCGGCCGCGATAACTGCACGGTCAATGTCCAGCGCGCCAACCGCATCCCGAACCTGAGTACGGTTACGTGTGTCGACGAAAACGAACTTGGCGCCCTGACCCTGATTGGGCAGGAAGTCCCACACGAGTTTGTCTGGTTCGAAAACATCGGCCATGATGACCTCTTCGCCGTCAAGCAGAAGCTGACGAACGATGTTGACTCCGACGAAGCCGGCTGCCCCAAAGACTATGGTTGTCATGCACAAGTCACCTGACCTTTCTACTTCTGGGACTCGTGTCGTGACATCCAGACGACCATCCTAGTAATCCTTCCGTCCGGTCCAATGTCGAAAAAGTTGCAGTTGTACTGCACGGGAACCGGACCATCACCACGGACATCCCAAATAACCTGCTCGGTGCTGACTTTGCTGGAACCCTCGTCGACGACAAGATTTATGATCTCGTGGGTTTCGACTCCACGGGCGAAATAGTCCTCCCAGCCCGGCCGTAGCTCCTCGATGCCGCGGGAAAGCCGGTGATCCAACTCGCCAGGCTGGCCCAGAGTGCGGTGGACGATATTCGGGTCGAAATGCGCAAACACGGCATCGAGGTCCCGAGCGTCGGCAGCAGCGAAATAGCTGTGAGCGACGGCAGCAAGCTGCTCGGCATTGAGCTTCGTTTCTGAGTTCTTCATTAAGACTTTCCACTTCTATTGAGCAATGATGCTGAATTTATTGACATTTCGTAGGCGCGGCAGCGGTGGAACCACCGGATGCTCTTGGTGTGACAAAACGCCTGCTAGCTACTAGCCGATCCGCCCCGGCTAACCTCAATTGGGAGCGGAATCACCAGATGGTCCAACCCCCATCGACGAGCATGTTGTGCCCGGACATGAATGTGCAATCATCGGACGCGAGATATAGCGCAGCCCCGGCGATGTCATCCGGGCGGCCCAGCCGAGGGTATGGAGTGCGGCTGGAGCCCAGCGCGTAGGCGGGCGCCTCCTGGCCGTTTTCCAGGTATTCCGGTCCCCCTTCGTGGGATCCTGTGACGACGAACCCTGGGGCGACGGCATTGACCAAAATTCCCTCGGTTGCGTAGTCCAGGGCGAGTTGGCGCGTCATTTGTGCTACCCCGGCCTTTGAAACGGCATAGCTAAAGTTGCCTGGAGGGGCAACAATTCCATGTTGCGAGGAAAGATTGATGAGCCGCCCACGGACTTCGTTCACCAGGTCTTGCTTGAGGAACTGCCTGATTGTCGCCCGGCAAAGGTAAAACGAGCCGGTCAGATTCACTCCTATCAGCTGTTCCCAGTCCTCGTCAGTGGTGTCGGCGATGGGAAGCCGGTTGAACATGGCGGCGGCATTGACGACGATGTCTACGCGGCCGGTGATGCCTCCAGCATCACCGAGTACAGCATCAACGGCGTCTACATCAGTTACGTCGCACTCGACGAAGTCCGCAGTGCCTCCCGTTGCTCGGATCGCATCAGCCGTGGGCAGGGCGTCCCCAGGCGGAGGAGAGCCCGAGGCCCATATCGGCTGTTCCCGTTGGTCGCTCACTATGACGGTCGCTCCCTCCTGACCGAATCTCAGAGCGATTGCCCGTCCTAGACCGGATGAGCCACCCGAAACAAGTGCGATTTTGCCTTTCAATCTGGCCAAGTCATTTTCCTCCGTGGACCCGGGACTTCTGGGAAGCCATGGTTCGTCATTTTGGTGATCCGTGGTGCGAGCCGGCATCGGTCCGGTGCTAAAGAACCCTGGAAAGGAAGTCCTTTGTGCGTGGGTGCTGAGGCCGGGACAGGACCTCTTTCGGGTTTCCCTGCTCGACGATGCATCCGTTGTCCATGAAAACCAAAGTGTCCGCGACTTCGCGGGCGAAGCCGATTTCGTGCGTGACAACGATCATCGTCAGCCCCTCGTCGGCCAGGTCGCGCATGACGTCGAGAACCTCTCCGACAAGCTCGGGGTCCAGCGCTGATGTTGGCTCATCAAACAACATGACCTTCGGTCGCATGGCAAGGGCACGAGCGATTGCCACCCGCTGCTGCTGTCCGCCGGAAAGCTGCCGCGGATATGCTTTCATCTTGTCTGCCAGGCTCACCCGGACCAGCAGTGGCTCGGCTACGGCGATGGCGTCCTTTCGCGACATCCCGAGGACCTGGCACGGTGCCTCGATGACGTTTTCCAGAACTGTCATGTGAGGGAACAGGTTAAAGGACTGGAATACCATTCCGATGCGGGCGCGCTGCTTGGCCAGTGTCTTCTCCGGAAGTGTTGTGAACTTCGACCCGTTGCGGCGAAACCCTATAAGCTCGCCGTCGACGTGCACGGTTCCGGTGTCAATCGATTCAAGGTGGTTCAGGCTACGGAGGAATGTGCTTTTCCCGGAACCTGACGGGCCGATAATGCACGTCACACCTCCGCGTTGCACCTGCAGACTCACGCCTTTCAGCACCTGCAAGCTGCCGAAGGACTTATGGATATTTGTTGCCTCAAGAAGGACTTCTGACATGCTTACACACCTCTTCCAAGTGCGCCGGCGCGTCGTCCCGCCAGCGAAGTGTTTCGGACCCACGTCGTGAGCCTCTGTGCGGGCGTTGGTGGCAGCGCGCGCTTTGACCCGCGTGAGAAGCGACGCTCGACGTAGTACTGTATGGCGCTCAACACCGTGACCAGTACCAGGTACCAGAGGCTTGCCACCATGAGCAGCGGGATTGTTTCGTAAGACTGTTGATAAATGAGCTGCGCGCTGTAGAGGAGCTCGGCCATCGCGATCACGCTCACCAGCGACGATGACTTCAGCATGCTGATTACTTCATTGCCGAACGGTGGAACGATTACGCGCATGGCCTGCGGAATGACGATGCGACGCAGCATTTTCATGCGAGTCATGCCAAGTGCCGTCGCGGCCTCCTCCTGCCCCTGGTCGACAGATTGGAGGCCTCCGCGAACAATTTCCGCCATGTAGGCTCCCTCGTTCAGCGACAGTGCGAGCGATGCCGCAACGAAGGGCGTTATAAGGGAGTTCGTTGCTCCGCTCCAAAGCGTTAGCCCGGTGAAGGGTATTCCGAGTTCGAGCGTGGGAAACAGGATGGCGAGGTTGTACCAGAAGATGATCTGGACCAAAAGCGGAGTGCCCCGGAAGAACCAGGTGTAGAGCCAGGCTGCGGATGCGAGCACCTTGACCGGAGATTGCCGCATCACGGCGGTGATAACGCCGATTGCTGTCCCCGCGACCATGGCGATGAGTGTCAGCCAGAGGGTCATACCCAAGCCCTGCAGGATGGCTCCCGAGAAGAAGTAGCGGGCAAATACATCCCACTGCATGTTGGGGTTTGTGGCTGCGACATTCACGCCAGCCGCGGCCAATCCCAAAACGGCAATGATGGCCAGCCACCACCCAGGATGCTGCCTGTGCGGCAGACGCACGTCGCTGGCAGCGTCGGTTGGCGTTGATGATTCAGAATCCCGCATCGTTGCTTCCGGGCCTCCCGCAGTTAGCGCAGTAGGCACGTGGGACGAGACAAGGGATGGGTCCGTATTGCTCATGGCATGATTCCTTGGTTTAGCGAGGTAGAGGCCTCGCTCAGTAGAGCTAAGATCAGTTTTCGCTGGGCGCTTGAAGGTCAGTTCCTCCATTCGCGACGGCGCGGGTATCGCTCGGACGAGCCGGTACCCCCGGCATATTCGGCTAAGGGGCAGGGCTGGCGCTGTCAGTCCCGCTCGCACTGGAACCAGTGAACGGATAAATATCTGACTTTTCGATAAGACCAACGTCAAACTGCCACTGCTGAAGGCTCTGCTTCTGCCAGCCGCTGTCCAGCAGATAGTTGACGGCGGTCTGCAGCGCTTCCGCCTCCTGTTGCCAGGATGGCTGGGGCGGGATTGCGATGCCGCAGAGGCTCGGGATGACGTCCGCCGGCAGCGTCCCGGCGAGTTCGAACTTGTCGGGGAACTGCCTAATCACGTATACAAGCGGGCTGGTCCCGCTGAGGACCAGATCGACGCGTGAAGACTGCAAGGCGAGCTGAGTCTGTCCGGTGTCCTGAAACAGGCTGACAGTTATCGGGTTGCCTGCCGCTGCGCACTCCGCTTCAACAGACTGGAGTGCATTCGCCTCTTGGGACCCTGTTACCGACGCTACGGAGTGCCCACAGGCATCCTTCAAGCTATTGATGCTTAGGCCGCTTCCCTTGCGGGCAAGGAACCCGTCGGGAGCATTGGTTGTGGAAACGAAAGCCAATTGCTTCTGACGCGTGGGGTTGATGCCGATGAGGCCCATCGCGAGGTCGTATCGCCCCGACTGAAGCCCTGGAATGATGGTGTCGAACTGAGGAACCTCCAGTTTGACCTTCATGCCGAGGAGGGATCCGAGCTTCTTCGCCAAGTCCACTTCGAAACCCGTCGGTTCTTCCGGACCGGTCTTGATAACGGCGGCGGGGTAGTTCGGCATTGCAATGTTCAGTGTGCCCTTGTCTCGCAGCTCCTGAGGAAGCAGATTGGCGAACTTCCCCTCGTCGGGGCCGCTGGTCGAGCTTGAGGCAGGGGGCAGACTCCCTGCGGACGAACCGCAGGCAGCAAGCATGGCGGAGGCCGCAACCATCACGGTGACGAACAAGAGCCTAGGTCGCCTCTTCATAGTTATTCCCTTCTTTACCTGGCCGGCCATGCGCTTTGGTCTTCATTGACCAACAACGGCCGCTGGAGGCTGTCGCATGATGGACGCTGTGTGAGTGAAGCAAACGGGGCAGCGAATGAACCAGTTGGATCCAATATCCAGAACAGTACGTGAGGTAGCCCACTTGAGCAATTGGATTAGCCCCACCTTTTAGGTGAGAAAACTTGAACCTTATAGGTGGGAAATCCCGCACCGTTGCTCATGCGTCCTGCTTCACGTAACCTTGGTACCACGCGTTTTTGGATCCATTATCCGAAGTTGTTGAACATGCGAGTCCCCGAGTCGGCGGATAGGGCGACATATTGGAGCGAGGTTTGGATGCCGGACTGGAGGTGTAGTGAGGGTTCGAAACGTGTTGACGTGTGAAAGCCCACTATGCAAAACTTTTTGGACTGATCGATCCAAAAATGCGGGATCCACGAAATGCACCCGATCAGGAAGCGCACCCGCGCCGATTCACCCGCAACGGTTCCGGCTCCACGCAGGCACCAAGTTTTCAGGGAGTGGTCCCCTTGCCTAAGGCCACACAGCCAACAAATCTCCCTCACTACCTCGTGGGGACCTGGAAGGAAAACTTGTTATGAAAGCAATGGCATTCACTGAATTCGGTGATCCGGACACACTGCAGATGATGGACCTGCCGGACCCTGTTGCAGGCCCCGGCCAGGCAGTCATCCGCGTAGGCGCCGTTGGCGTGAACCACTTCGACCTGGACATCCGCGCCGGACTGTCCCGCCTCGACCACCCCTCACCCCACATCCTGGGCATGGAATTCGCCGGCGAAATCGTCTCCCTGGGCTCCGACACCGAAGGCTGGAGCGTAGGGGACCATGTCACTCCCCTGTACCAGGTAGCCTGCCGCGAATGCCCGGCCTGCGAAGCGGGCGAGCAGACCCACTGCGTCCGCCTGCAGATGTACGGCGTACAGCGCGCCGGCGGCTACGCCCAGCTGGCACTGGCCAACACCCGCGACCTGGTCCGCCTGCCCGAAGGCACCGAATGGGAAACAGCCGCAGCCGTCCAGCTCACCTACGGCACGGCCTGGCACTGCCTGATCACCCGCGCCAAACTCCAGCCCGGCGAAACGGTCCTCATCTCCGCCGCCGGCAGCGGCGTCGGCACCGCAGGAGTCCAGATCGCCAAAATGACCGGCGCCCGCGTCATCGCAACCGCCGGCTCCGCGGAAAAACTCGAACGCGCCCGCGAGAACGGTGCCGATGAAGTGATCAACTACACCACCGAAAACCTCACCGAACGCGTCATGGAACTGACCAACGGCCGCGGCGTGGACGTCGCCTTCGAACACGTCGGCGGCAAGATCTTCGAGGACACCTTCGCCTCCGTCGCCAAGCAGGGACGCATCACCGTCTGCGGCGGCCACGCCGGCGAAGTCGTCAACCTCGACCTAATCGAACTGTTCCGCACCGAACGCACCATCCTGGGCTGCTGCCGCGCAAGCCACGGCGAACTCCGCAAAGTCCTCGACCTCGTCGCCCAGGGACGCCTGCACCCCATCGTCGGAAACACCCTCCCCCTCGAACAGGCAGCACAAGCCCACCGACTCCTCGATGACCGCGCCGCCTACGGCAAAGTCGTCCTCACCCCCTAACCCCCAGCGCGGCCGGGGCCAGCAGCCCCGGCCGCGCAACACCACGACACCCGTCTGCATCCCGGCGCTCAGGCAGCTCTACCCGAGCCGTAAAGACTCCTGAAGCAGTGAGCACCCTGTGGTATTTTGGATCGATCTGTCCAATGAAGGGAGGTTCAGACATGGTTGCGAAAGGACGTCCTCGTGTCTTCGACGTCGAGGAAGCCGTTGAGGCGGCGATGAACCTCTTTTGGGAGCGCGGTTATGAGGGGGCTTCTCTAGCTGAGCTTAGAGATGTAATGGGATTGTCGTCGGCGAGCTTCTACAACACTTTCGGGTCCAAGGAAGAACTCTTTGAACGGGTTGTTAGCCGCTACGTTGACATGCCGAATAAGGTGACTCAAATCGTTGGTGACACGTCGCTGGACCCGCGAGAAGCCATTGCGCAGTTCCTCCATGGCTCAGTCGATGCGCAAACGGATCCAAACCGGCCCCGTGGCTGCATGTTGGCTCTTAACGGCTCGATCGGTGGAACAGGCCTACCAGAAGCGGCAAAAGAGTCTATCGTCAGCCGACGCGCCGCAGACAGGGCCCGCGTCCGTGGCTGCGTGGAGCGAGCGGTGGCCAGCGCTGTTCTAAAGCCCGACACTGACGTGGAGGCGTTTACCGCAGCCCTGCACGGCTTCGTCCTTGGAATCGCACCCCAGGCCCGTGATGGTTTGGACGCAGCCCAGCTGCACCGGTCCGCCGAAGTCCTGCTCATGGCATGGGACGCAGCAGCAACAAAGAAATAGACACCACGGCTGACAGCTTTTCATGGGCCTGAGCCCCAAAAACATGAAGACGACTGATCCCTGGACACAACTTCAGCCCGCCGATTGGGAAGCCCGCCGTGTCACGGTTTTCGGGACGGGCCGGACAGAAGCAAAAACGGAAAAGTACTGACAGACCATCGCCCCAGCACTCAATGAACACTGGATGGAACACCCCCTTTTTGTTGCCACATACAGTGGGCAACGCCGCCCTGCACGGCTTCTCACCCGCCGCGACCTGCAGCTGGTGAGAAGGGAGACGAGCTTCCATTCGGGGAGTGAGAACAAGAGCAAAGCTGAAGCCTCTCATGAAAAGGCGCCAGAGCGCGGGCGAAGACAAGCGCTCCACCTTCCCCCGCTCTCGATCGCCGCAGCCTTTCCAGCCCGAAAGCGTTGTGGTTGTCCTTGGCGTGATGTATCCAAGTCTCCTCCCACAGCCTGGCGAGGCTAGCGCCCAGGGTGACCCAGTGTCTCTACTTCCTGGCGTGGTCGCGGGCAGGCAAAGCGTGGACGTTGTCTTTAGTGACCCGCTGTCTTCCGGTGGGTTTGACGAGCTTCCCCAGGGCGCGAAGTGTCGAAGGAACTCTACAGTTGATGGCCACGTAGATCGTGCGGAGGCCCGGAAGGCTCTTGCCCGTGATTTGGCTTTGCTTTCGTTAAGAAAACGCAGGTAGTCATCACTTCTGGACGTCATCAGGTTCGGATACCAGAACTCGCTGTGAATCACCCGTCCCTGCTGCAGGACTCAAGAAGGACTTCATGATGCCAACGTCTTCCCAAATTTTCGACGGGAAAGGGATTGGACCCGGAGATGAGATTGAGGTGCTCGATGACGGGCTAGTCATTGCACGTGGAGCAATTGAAGACCTGGCCTCGGATCAAAGCATGGTCCTGCTCAAGCTCTCCTACGGGAGAGGTAGACGAACATACCGCCGCGAGGACGGCTGGCAGGTCCGGACTTTCGCCGAGAATCATGAAGGCCAACTGTGACGACCGACAGTTTTTGCCTGCAGTTTCAGAGCGAAACGGCCAATCAGGGTGCACCCAAACCTGACGTCAATGGGTGCCTGACGTGGGAGGACTTAGCCTGCAGACGGAGCTTTCTCTTGTTCTTCGACGTCGACCCAGTCACCACCCGTGACATAGCTACCCATCGCCCCCATCGAATTCGCAAAGTCCGGATTCCTTCCCCTCGGGGTATCAGGGTGGGATCTGAGAGGATTCACACAGGAAGAAGTCATAGACTCCGTCCGCAGCGGCAGCACCGAGATCGGGCTGGCGGGCTCACCCAATCCGAGTGCCTGGCATTCGCGTGCTGGAGCTGGAGCGCCAGCCTTTGATTCTGATCGTGAACCCCCACCGGTTACCGGCTGATTGCCAGCCAACGGGGGCTCCTGATGCGCTGGCTTGTCGATGATGCTTTGGCCCCGGGGGCGACGTCGAAATCGTCGTTGAGGTCGCGCATCGAACGTCCGCCTTGCCGCTGGTCCTAGCCGGCGTCGGCTATGCTGTCATGCCCTCCTCATGGGCGCCTTTGGCCCACAAATCCGGGCTGCGGACCCTCCTGATCGAGCCCGTCTCCCACCTCCATGTGGCCATTCTGAGCCGCAAGGACGACGGCCTGCATCCGCAGGAGGGCCACTTCGTGCGGGCCATGGATTCCCAGTCTTCGTTAGTAGTCTTTCATCCGGGGGTCCTGTAAAAGTGGTGCGGATGAAGTTGCGTTGATGGGAGACAGCTTGTCAACGTCTAGGAGAACAGCGGCGTCCGGCGGGTTCGACGCGGGGATACTCAAGTACTTGCCGACAAC from Arthrobacter sp. B1I2 includes:
- a CDS encoding NAD-dependent epimerase/dehydratase family protein, with product MTTIVFGAAGFVGVNIVRQLLLDGEEVIMADVFEPDKLVWDFLPNQGQGAKFVFVDTRNRTQVRDAVGALDIDRAVIAAALTPLTLDTERDRFLEAVDVNLVGTVNALDAVRAAGVGRIVFISSETVYGHHDEMTPVTEDISRGKSFSLYDITKYAGEALCLRYAEIHGLDLVSARLCAPYGPMERDNGSRPVTSLPALLVREAREGRPLRLPAQEIPDRAHVFDVAAAVSALLFAQELSHRTYNVGAGRPVTGDDIAAAVQKIYGERPVERLPVDPQSRLLHGVLVTDRLEADTGWRPQFDIDSGVAQYADWVEACQHRINRP
- a CDS encoding nuclear transport factor 2 family protein; translation: MKNSETKLNAEQLAAVAHSYFAAADARDLDAVFAHFDPNIVHRTLGQPGELDHRLSRGIEELRPGWEDYFARGVETHEIINLVVDEGSSKVSTEQVIWDVRGDGPVPVQYNCNFFDIGPDGRITRMVVWMSRHESQK
- a CDS encoding SDR family NAD(P)-dependent oxidoreductase, with the protein product MPARTTDHQNDEPWLPRSPGSTEENDLARLKGKIALVSGGSSGLGRAIALRFGQEGATVIVSDQREQPIWASGSPPPGDALPTADAIRATGGTADFVECDVTDVDAVDAVLGDAGGITGRVDIVVNAAAMFNRLPIADTTDEDWEQLIGVNLTGSFYLCRATIRQFLKQDLVNEVRGRLINLSSQHGIVAPPGNFSYAVSKAGVAQMTRQLALDYATEGILVNAVAPGFVVTGSHEGGPEYLENGQEAPAYALGSSRTPYPRLGRPDDIAGAALYLASDDCTFMSGHNMLVDGGWTIW
- a CDS encoding amino acid ABC transporter ATP-binding protein, with the protein product MSEVLLEATNIHKSFGSLQVLKGVSLQVQRGGVTCIIGPSGSGKSTFLRSLNHLESIDTGTVHVDGELIGFRRNGSKFTTLPEKTLAKQRARIGMVFQSFNLFPHMTVLENVIEAPCQVLGMSRKDAIAVAEPLLVRVSLADKMKAYPRQLSGGQQQRVAIARALAMRPKVMLFDEPTSALDPELVGEVLDVMRDLADEGLTMIVVTHEIGFAREVADTLVFMDNGCIVEQGNPKEVLSRPQHPRTKDFLSRVL
- a CDS encoding amino acid ABC transporter permease; the encoded protein is MSNTDPSLVSSHVPTALTAGGPEATMRDSESSTPTDAASDVRLPHRQHPGWWLAIIAVLGLAAAGVNVAATNPNMQWDVFARYFFSGAILQGLGMTLWLTLIAMVAGTAIGVITAVMRQSPVKVLASAAWLYTWFFRGTPLLVQIIFWYNLAILFPTLELGIPFTGLTLWSGATNSLITPFVAASLALSLNEGAYMAEIVRGGLQSVDQGQEEAATALGMTRMKMLRRIVIPQAMRVIVPPFGNEVISMLKSSSLVSVIAMAELLYSAQLIYQQSYETIPLLMVASLWYLVLVTVLSAIQYYVERRFSRGSKRALPPTPAQRLTTWVRNTSLAGRRAGALGRGV
- a CDS encoding ABC transporter substrate-binding protein — protein: MFVTVMVAASAMLAACGSSAGSLPPASSSTSGPDEGKFANLLPQELRDKGTLNIAMPNYPAAVIKTGPEEPTGFEVDLAKKLGSLLGMKVKLEVPQFDTIIPGLQSGRYDLAMGLIGINPTRQKQLAFVSTTNAPDGFLARKGSGLSINSLKDACGHSVASVTGSQEANALQSVEAECAAAGNPITVSLFQDTGQTQLALQSSRVDLVLSGTSPLVYVIRQFPDKFELAGTLPADVIPSLCGIAIPPQPSWQQEAEALQTAVNYLLDSGWQKQSLQQWQFDVGLIEKSDIYPFTGSSASGTDSASPAP
- a CDS encoding zinc-binding dehydrogenase; protein product: MKAMAFTEFGDPDTLQMMDLPDPVAGPGQAVIRVGAVGVNHFDLDIRAGLSRLDHPSPHILGMEFAGEIVSLGSDTEGWSVGDHVTPLYQVACRECPACEAGEQTHCVRLQMYGVQRAGGYAQLALANTRDLVRLPEGTEWETAAAVQLTYGTAWHCLITRAKLQPGETVLISAAGSGVGTAGVQIAKMTGARVIATAGSAEKLERARENGADEVINYTTENLTERVMELTNGRGVDVAFEHVGGKIFEDTFASVAKQGRITVCGGHAGEVVNLDLIELFRTERTILGCCRASHGELRKVLDLVAQGRLHPIVGNTLPLEQAAQAHRLLDDRAAYGKVVLTP
- a CDS encoding TetR/AcrR family transcriptional regulator, producing MSTLWYFGSICPMKGGSDMVAKGRPRVFDVEEAVEAAMNLFWERGYEGASLAELRDVMGLSSASFYNTFGSKEELFERVVSRYVDMPNKVTQIVGDTSLDPREAIAQFLHGSVDAQTDPNRPRGCMLALNGSIGGTGLPEAAKESIVSRRAADRARVRGCVERAVASAVLKPDTDVEAFTAALHGFVLGIAPQARDGLDAAQLHRSAEVLLMAWDAAATKK